From one Streptomyces chromofuscus genomic stretch:
- a CDS encoding helix-turn-helix domain-containing protein, whose amino-acid sequence MSSDAREWVWEHSSSRGTARLVLLSIADRVPDEQCAAWASLSSLIERTNASRTAVRDALDKLITSSELEQRDDLQGPQRTTVYRLPLAAAFLAKVKAAEQEGSSAEVAAATEADPVPELKVEELRQYGIWPKDGTDSGPSRRNPTGTASGPSRRNPPPRRYGFRPLEGTDSDPQNRSEPKVNRNGSSSTAVTPASQWQVDPATHAWARQQGHLTRLGEDGLRSADAKWRTHRAAWKPRSAGAWAADWRAWIARERTPGRPNLYALPGNGPAPAGGMTRAEAHTAALLAALDEPTGTE is encoded by the coding sequence ATGAGCAGCGACGCCCGCGAGTGGGTGTGGGAGCACAGCTCCAGCCGAGGGACTGCTCGCCTGGTCCTGCTGTCGATCGCCGACCGGGTGCCCGACGAGCAGTGCGCCGCCTGGGCCTCTCTCTCCAGCCTGATCGAGCGCACGAACGCGAGCCGGACCGCGGTACGCGACGCCCTCGACAAGCTCATCACCAGTAGCGAGCTGGAGCAGCGCGACGACCTCCAGGGACCACAGCGCACCACGGTCTACCGTCTGCCCCTCGCCGCCGCGTTCCTGGCCAAGGTCAAGGCTGCCGAACAGGAGGGCTCATCGGCGGAAGTCGCGGCGGCGACGGAGGCGGATCCGGTGCCCGAGTTGAAGGTCGAGGAGCTTCGGCAGTACGGAATCTGGCCCAAGGACGGTACGGATTCCGGCCCCTCCCGTCGGAATCCGACCGGTACGGCTTCCGGCCCCTCGCGTCGGAATCCGCCCCCCCGACGGTACGGATTCCGACCCTTGGAGGGAACGGATTCCGACCCCCAGAACCGTAGTGAACCGAAGGTGAACCGTAATGGCAGCAGTAGTACTGCCGTCACCCCGGCCAGCCAGTGGCAGGTCGACCCAGCCACCCACGCCTGGGCCCGCCAGCAAGGTCACCTCACCCGCCTCGGCGAGGACGGCCTGCGCTCCGCCGACGCCAAGTGGCGCACCCACCGGGCCGCCTGGAAACCCCGGTCGGCAGGCGCCTGGGCTGCCGACTGGCGGGCCTGGATCGCCCGCGAACGCACCCCGGGCCGCCCGAACCTCTACGCCCTGCCCGGCAACGGCCCCGCCCCCGCTGGCGGCATGACCCGAGCCGAGGCCCACACCGCCGCCCTCCTCGCCGCCCTCGACGAGCCGACCGGAACGGAGTAG
- a CDS encoding helix-turn-helix domain-containing protein, with the protein MSEGVPTKQRTLAQKLDHLFVTIHPRDRGAYSYEEVASGIERSGGPTISASYIWSLRTGKKDNPTMKHLEALAGFFGVAPSYFFNDESAERIAAELSLLASMRDNRVRDVALRASGLSAETLETIKGFIERARTLEGLADDEASSR; encoded by the coding sequence ATGAGCGAAGGAGTGCCCACGAAGCAGCGCACCCTCGCGCAGAAGCTCGATCACCTCTTCGTGACGATCCACCCGAGGGACCGCGGTGCGTACAGCTATGAAGAGGTGGCGTCGGGCATCGAGCGGTCGGGAGGGCCCACCATCTCGGCGAGTTACATCTGGAGCCTGCGGACGGGCAAGAAGGACAACCCGACGATGAAGCACCTGGAGGCCCTCGCCGGCTTCTTCGGTGTCGCGCCCTCCTACTTCTTCAATGACGAGTCCGCCGAGCGGATCGCCGCCGAGCTGTCACTGCTCGCCTCCATGCGGGACAACCGCGTGCGAGATGTCGCCCTCAGGGCCTCCGGTCTGTCGGCGGAAACCCTCGAGACGATCAAGGGGTTCATTGAGAGGGCCCGCACCTTGGAAGGGCTCGCCGACGACGAGGCGTCCAGTCGGTAA
- a CDS encoding MAB_1171c family putative transporter produces MIDTLPAVLLWLVTAWRTPAAWRDSSKRVLWSAFLALAVAMTLRLSFVAAPLDASLRVNNLSSLGKHVGGIAAAHSVLTFVHNMAEEKAPGLKSSRLHLLAPVTAAAIITVLFLATPQPREAVDLLAEYATDWRIAAYGVVWTGYLGAALFSASRLCWRWGRQPGTGLLGRGLRLTGMGTTVGIVYAAHRVAFVILGFLGHSVIPASTVKAISGLLLFTALIFIVTGSTLPAAGRLHRWIREYRDLLQLYPLWLSLTEAVPEVRLDPPRRRASEILHLRHVHDRLYRRTIEIRDAVLALSDHAPSSLRDQARAHVAASGLIGAQADIAAEACWIIGAKQARQASEPSSGAPLPPASGGRDLPSEIQALKQLARAYDSDLTRTFAAKLDHDRTLEITQ; encoded by the coding sequence ATGATCGACACACTTCCTGCGGTCCTGCTGTGGCTGGTCACCGCGTGGCGTACCCCGGCCGCATGGCGCGACTCCAGCAAGCGAGTCCTGTGGAGCGCCTTCCTCGCCCTGGCGGTTGCCATGACGCTCAGGCTGTCCTTCGTCGCCGCACCCCTGGACGCCAGTCTCCGGGTCAACAACCTGAGCTCCCTGGGCAAGCACGTCGGTGGCATCGCCGCGGCGCACTCGGTTCTGACCTTCGTGCACAACATGGCCGAGGAGAAGGCGCCCGGGCTCAAGTCCTCCCGCCTGCACCTCCTTGCCCCCGTCACCGCCGCCGCCATCATCACGGTGCTGTTCTTGGCCACTCCTCAGCCGCGCGAAGCGGTGGACCTACTCGCCGAGTACGCCACCGACTGGCGCATCGCCGCCTACGGAGTGGTATGGACGGGCTACCTCGGGGCAGCACTGTTCAGCGCCTCCCGGCTGTGCTGGCGCTGGGGCCGGCAGCCCGGCACCGGCCTCCTCGGTCGCGGCCTGCGTCTCACCGGCATGGGCACCACCGTCGGCATCGTCTACGCCGCACACCGCGTTGCCTTCGTGATCCTGGGATTTCTGGGGCACAGCGTCATTCCGGCCAGCACGGTCAAGGCGATCAGCGGTCTCCTGCTCTTCACCGCATTGATCTTCATCGTGACCGGCAGCACGCTGCCCGCCGCCGGACGACTGCACCGCTGGATCCGCGAATACCGCGACCTACTGCAGCTGTACCCGCTCTGGCTCAGCCTTACGGAGGCCGTGCCAGAGGTCCGTCTCGACCCACCGCGGCGCAGGGCATCCGAGATTCTCCACCTGCGTCACGTTCACGACCGTCTGTATCGCCGCACCATCGAGATCCGTGACGCCGTTCTGGCCCTCAGCGACCACGCCCCCAGCAGCCTGCGCGACCAGGCCCGCGCCCACGTCGCGGCCTCCGGCCTCATCGGCGCGCAGGCCGACATCGCCGCGGAAGCCTGCTGGATCATTGGCGCCAAACAAGCCCGGCAGGCCAGCGAGCCCTCGTCCGGCGCGCCCCTCCCGCCCGCCAGTGGCGGCCGGGATCTGCCCAGCGAGATCCAAGCGTTGAAACAACTTGCCAGGGCCTACGACTCCGACCTCACCCGCACCTTCGCTGCCAAGCTCGACCACGACCGAACGCTGGAGATAACACAGTGA
- a CDS encoding phosphatase PAP2 family protein, whose translation MTESRTARLITDALAPANLVIAILLIIGWHSTSSVTGLGWGLLAALFCGGIPFAVIMLGVKRGHWTDKHVRVREQRAVPLLATMASVVIGISLLVALQAPREVFALVVAMLVGLVITMIVTIWWKVSVHTAVAGGVVVILLLAYGVSAAPLALGIAAIGWSRVALRDHTPAQTVVGALLGGLAAAVVFSAMR comes from the coding sequence GTGACCGAGTCCCGCACGGCCCGCCTCATCACCGACGCCCTCGCGCCGGCCAACCTCGTCATCGCGATACTGCTGATCATCGGCTGGCACAGCACGAGCAGCGTCACAGGGCTCGGCTGGGGACTGCTGGCGGCCCTGTTCTGCGGCGGTATCCCGTTCGCCGTCATCATGCTCGGCGTGAAGCGCGGCCACTGGACCGACAAGCACGTACGCGTCCGCGAGCAGCGCGCCGTCCCTCTCCTCGCCACGATGGCGTCGGTAGTGATCGGCATCTCACTGCTCGTCGCTCTCCAGGCGCCCCGCGAGGTATTCGCCCTGGTCGTCGCCATGCTCGTCGGCCTCGTCATCACCATGATCGTGACCATCTGGTGGAAGGTCTCGGTCCACACCGCTGTCGCCGGAGGAGTGGTCGTGATCCTGCTCCTCGCCTACGGCGTAAGCGCGGCGCCGCTGGCACTCGGCATCGCCGCCATCGGCTGGTCCCGCGTCGCGCTGCGTGACCACACTCCCGCCCAGACGGTCGTCGGCGCCCTGCTCGGAGGGCTGGCGGCTGCTGTTGTGTTCAGCGCGATGCGCTGA
- a CDS encoding NYN domain-containing protein has protein sequence MSKNKSLPVVFCYVDGSNVFVAGMQCAAARRGLAPSAHQAGARGLVDPSWRCNFRTLYGLLFPPTCGEGQAVMFGSYGEPGAAVWEHSARDAGFTVDLLRRNTHNREKQVDSALTTRMLTDIRYMHPERGDIVTLVSGDSDFVRPVQALQEEGLSVLVRSWDHAASRELVTVADQYLPLDPHFDELTYGS, from the coding sequence ATGTCGAAAAACAAATCTCTCCCAGTCGTCTTTTGTTATGTCGATGGGTCCAATGTCTTTGTCGCTGGGATGCAATGCGCAGCAGCCCGGCGGGGCCTGGCGCCGTCCGCCCATCAGGCCGGTGCGCGCGGCTTGGTCGATCCGTCGTGGCGATGCAACTTCCGCACGCTCTACGGCCTGCTGTTCCCGCCGACCTGCGGAGAAGGCCAGGCCGTCATGTTCGGTTCGTACGGAGAGCCCGGTGCGGCAGTGTGGGAGCACTCGGCTCGGGACGCCGGCTTCACAGTGGATCTACTGCGCCGCAATACGCACAACCGGGAGAAGCAAGTCGACAGCGCCCTGACCACCAGGATGCTCACCGACATCCGGTACATGCACCCGGAGCGCGGAGACATCGTGACGCTGGTCTCCGGCGACAGCGACTTCGTCCGCCCCGTCCAGGCCCTGCAGGAGGAGGGGCTGTCGGTGCTGGTGCGCAGCTGGGACCATGCAGCGAGTCGGGAGCTCGTCACAGTGGCCGATCAGTACCTTCCCTTGGACCCGCACTTTGACGAGTTGACATACGGCTCGTAG
- a CDS encoding NUDIX hydrolase produces the protein MDAAVADARLAALEFDEARTWLERARQGPMEPLAAEVWVTDPAFSHVLLVKHRVRGWVPPGGKVEPGETPRAAAARELREETGLRGELLPVPAAVAVRSYRSDWSPTLGLSYAAVIDRDVPLGGESGQPPKWVDLDKEWQSAFPEDRDRIRAHVRRLAAGQPVGAG, from the coding sequence TTGGACGCGGCGGTAGCCGATGCTCGTCTTGCCGCGCTGGAGTTCGACGAGGCCCGGACCTGGCTGGAACGGGCTAGGCAAGGGCCGATGGAACCGCTCGCAGCTGAGGTATGGGTCACCGATCCGGCCTTCAGCCACGTCCTGCTCGTGAAGCACCGGGTGCGCGGGTGGGTACCGCCCGGCGGCAAAGTCGAGCCGGGTGAGACGCCGCGGGCCGCGGCGGCCCGTGAGCTCAGGGAGGAGACCGGTCTGCGCGGTGAGCTGCTGCCCGTGCCGGCGGCCGTCGCCGTGCGGTCCTACCGGTCCGACTGGTCCCCGACACTGGGCCTGTCGTACGCCGCCGTCATCGACCGTGACGTGCCGCTCGGTGGGGAGAGCGGACAGCCGCCGAAGTGGGTCGATCTGGACAAGGAGTGGCAGAGCGCCTTTCCCGAGGACCGCGACCGCATCCGCGCGCACGTGCGCCGGCTGGCGGCCGGGCAGCCGGTCGGGGCAGGCTGA
- a CDS encoding NUDIX domain-containing protein: protein MLLASPAGLLVFERATPPAGIAPVAGHVDQHGSPEQAARTEVAEEVGLTVTHLHLLLSQWRPNRCCRPSDDTVGHRWWIYQAQASGPIRPSAREVRAPRWIHPDQLQHHARRTVAYAEGHLSKEEFTNQPGLAPVWVRFLHELQLVTLDDDTLNLIDAVI, encoded by the coding sequence GTGCTCCTCGCCTCACCTGCCGGACTCCTCGTCTTCGAACGCGCGACGCCCCCGGCCGGAATCGCCCCGGTCGCCGGTCACGTCGACCAGCACGGCAGCCCCGAGCAGGCCGCCCGCACGGAGGTCGCCGAAGAAGTCGGCCTGACCGTTACCCACCTGCACCTGTTGCTCAGCCAGTGGCGGCCCAACCGGTGCTGCCGGCCGAGCGACGACACAGTGGGCCACCGCTGGTGGATCTACCAGGCCCAGGCATCAGGACCGATCCGACCCTCCGCCCGAGAGGTACGCGCCCCCCGATGGATACACCCCGACCAGCTCCAGCACCACGCGCGCCGCACTGTGGCGTACGCCGAAGGGCACCTCAGCAAGGAGGAGTTCACAAATCAGCCCGGCCTCGCGCCGGTGTGGGTCCGCTTCCTGCACGAACTGCAGCTCGTGACGCTGGACGACGACACCCTGAACCTGATCGACGCCGTCATCTGA
- a CDS encoding class I SAM-dependent methyltransferase, translating into MAPQDAVLGWDEDATAEAYAAFTREYPMYSATSRDLAHRARLTESHLVVDLCGGAGSTAEAILELAPLQARVISLDNAAAMQRVGRRTLTDPRLTWVTAPAEELADHVPAGGVDAVVCNSAIWKADTLSVFATVHRALRPGGRFVFNIGGGFAGVRHDDEKTARTGPSLNSLIQQIAARDYGYTPPPADQAPPKLPLEAVTDQLSMAGMTVLDTEVVAQHGTVAEKRAWLSIPVFARPDGDFTHAQRMDILAKAYALTTPDAPTVTSWLVVVAERPEEER; encoded by the coding sequence ATGGCACCCCAGGACGCCGTTCTCGGCTGGGACGAGGACGCCACCGCCGAGGCGTACGCCGCCTTCACGCGCGAGTACCCCATGTACAGCGCCACCAGCAGAGACCTCGCCCACCGCGCCCGCCTCACCGAAAGCCACCTGGTGGTCGACCTGTGCGGCGGCGCCGGCTCGACCGCCGAGGCGATCCTCGAACTCGCTCCGCTCCAGGCGCGGGTCATCTCCCTGGACAACGCCGCCGCCATGCAGCGTGTCGGCCGCCGCACGCTGACAGACCCGCGCCTGACCTGGGTCACCGCGCCGGCCGAGGAGCTGGCCGACCACGTCCCGGCCGGAGGCGTCGACGCCGTGGTGTGCAACTCCGCGATTTGGAAGGCCGACACCCTCTCAGTGTTCGCCACGGTCCACCGCGCCCTGCGCCCTGGGGGCCGGTTCGTGTTCAACATCGGCGGCGGCTTTGCCGGAGTCCGCCACGATGATGAGAAGACAGCGCGCACCGGGCCCTCCCTGAACAGCCTCATCCAGCAGATCGCCGCCCGCGACTACGGCTACACGCCGCCCCCTGCCGACCAGGCGCCTCCCAAGCTGCCGCTGGAGGCGGTCACCGACCAACTGTCCATGGCCGGGATGACCGTCCTCGACACCGAGGTCGTCGCGCAGCACGGCACGGTGGCCGAGAAGAGGGCGTGGCTGTCGATCCCCGTCTTCGCCCGGCCCGACGGCGACTTCACGCACGCCCAGCGGATGGACATCCTCGCCAAGGCGTACGCCCTCACCACACCCGACGCGCCGACCGTGACGAGCTGGCTCGTGGTGGTCGCCGAGCGGCCCGAGGAGGAACGCTGA
- a CDS encoding DUF2797 domain-containing protein, which yields MPVTPPRDGEYVCHGVTWATGDPRLLLAPLPGGPLVYAEIMNQHLGYQVSGTSRWCTGRYQFADTVRVEAVACPDRAPAEQSGQCTRCLGRDDFRFAHQFHHGGHAPEALVQYMAQPHWLYLATFADGTTKVGTAAEPRKRSRLAEQGALFATYLAKAADGRTVRHLEDALTRRLDVPQTVRGAAKLQALADLRDLSTARAAHDKDVARVSESLADMNIPAVMEAWTPPSEGDRLRAADAERVLYPHDLREGEHGFTPISCVGSQVLAVLDSDDDIAYLSDLGALKGRRITLGTFSSPGTAVQSALF from the coding sequence ATGCCAGTGACCCCGCCCCGCGATGGCGAATACGTGTGCCATGGCGTCACCTGGGCGACCGGAGACCCCCGGCTGCTGCTCGCTCCGCTGCCCGGCGGGCCGCTGGTCTACGCCGAGATCATGAACCAGCACCTCGGCTACCAGGTGAGCGGTACCAGCCGGTGGTGCACCGGCCGGTACCAGTTCGCCGACACCGTCCGTGTCGAAGCCGTCGCCTGCCCCGACCGCGCGCCCGCCGAGCAAAGCGGCCAGTGCACCCGCTGTTTGGGCAGAGACGACTTCCGCTTCGCCCACCAGTTCCACCACGGCGGCCACGCCCCCGAAGCCCTCGTGCAGTACATGGCCCAGCCGCACTGGCTGTACCTGGCGACTTTCGCCGACGGCACCACCAAGGTCGGCACCGCAGCCGAGCCCCGCAAACGATCCCGCCTCGCCGAGCAGGGCGCCCTGTTCGCCACCTACCTTGCCAAGGCCGCCGACGGCCGCACCGTACGGCACCTCGAAGACGCTCTCACCCGCCGCCTCGACGTGCCCCAAACCGTGCGCGGCGCGGCCAAACTCCAGGCCCTGGCCGACCTTCGGGACCTATCCACGGCCCGCGCCGCTCATGACAAGGACGTGGCCCGCGTCTCCGAGTCCCTGGCCGATATGAACATCCCTGCGGTGATGGAAGCGTGGACGCCGCCCAGTGAGGGCGACCGCCTGCGCGCGGCCGATGCCGAGCGGGTGCTTTACCCACACGACCTGCGCGAGGGCGAGCACGGCTTTACGCCGATCTCCTGCGTCGGCTCCCAGGTCCTCGCCGTCCTCGACAGCGACGACGACATTGCGTACCTGTCTGACCTCGGCGCGCTCAAGGGTCGCCGCATCACCCTCGGCACGTTCAGCTCCCCGGGCACGGCCGTCCAATCAGCACTGTTCTGA
- a CDS encoding dTMP kinase: MTAAAPPTTPARGREITVTGIDGAGKSTLATRLHQSLNDAGHTAILIGKHSTEVPMDEELSAYVDRLNALVYRRDARVAQSCGDHYWLLALAAWYTLQDKLVIQPALAAGTHVILDNAHHKILARYAVNPDVPTRLAEQVFAHLTEPDLVIFLRIGAHEALTRKGSFTSLETGHSGSADEDFVRYQDTVLAQLREQQQRGGWLSVDVTDMDRDAVFKTAAAALADRLQLTI, translated from the coding sequence ATGACGGCCGCAGCACCCCCCACCACCCCCGCACGCGGACGGGAGATCACGGTCACCGGCATCGACGGGGCCGGCAAGTCCACCCTCGCCACCCGCCTGCACCAGTCCCTGAACGACGCCGGCCACACCGCCATCCTGATCGGCAAGCACAGCACCGAGGTCCCCATGGACGAGGAGCTGTCCGCCTACGTCGACCGCCTCAACGCGCTCGTCTACCGGCGCGATGCCCGCGTCGCCCAGAGCTGCGGCGACCACTACTGGCTGCTGGCGCTAGCCGCCTGGTACACCCTCCAGGACAAGCTGGTAATCCAGCCCGCGCTCGCCGCCGGCACCCACGTGATCCTCGACAACGCCCACCACAAGATCCTCGCCCGGTACGCCGTCAACCCCGACGTCCCCACCCGCCTCGCCGAACAGGTCTTCGCACACCTCACCGAGCCCGACCTGGTGATCTTCCTGCGCATCGGCGCCCACGAAGCCCTCACCCGCAAGGGCTCGTTCACCTCGCTGGAGACCGGCCACTCTGGCAGCGCGGATGAGGACTTCGTCCGTTACCAGGACACCGTCCTGGCCCAGCTGCGCGAGCAGCAGCAGCGCGGTGGCTGGCTGTCGGTGGATGTCACCGACATGGACCGCGACGCGGTCTTCAAGACCGCCGCTGCCGCGCTGGCCGACCGTCTCCAGCTGACCATCTGA
- a CDS encoding nucleoside phosphorylase-I family protein — MSLLPDPVLTSEAGRELPAVPIPVDKHTMGPESLLRYLTIKVHHLIQEQEWDGIRVVGGYDRLAVISRHEKTGKPFNIERPTAEVHGRELVIKAFPGADYVHHYALIIATYLAMTGRPASTVTYQLPDRALARAAVEQLDLNLDGDLVIVGWGLQYLAPVGGVWTRGPGYAWQRTVVHGRRVVYLGFLHSIWGDVAGRVVARLAELGAHDVVYIGKVGALAPEIEPNTMLATGHESLVGGTRVAWDDFFGGFAATQPGVHTGVHVTSPSILLEDRDWLAKHAEYAFVDPEIGPMGAAACQAGIGFGYLHVISNNLARHYPADLSNERHGDVIPRRAVLVDQIRDIIANRLAARPI; from the coding sequence ATGAGCCTCCTTCCCGACCCAGTCCTCACCAGCGAGGCCGGCCGAGAGCTACCGGCGGTGCCGATCCCGGTGGACAAGCACACGATGGGCCCAGAGAGTTTGCTGCGCTACTTAACGATCAAGGTCCACCACCTCATTCAGGAGCAGGAGTGGGACGGCATCCGTGTCGTCGGCGGCTACGACCGTCTGGCCGTGATCTCCCGGCACGAGAAGACCGGCAAGCCGTTCAACATCGAGCGCCCCACCGCCGAGGTCCACGGCCGCGAGCTGGTGATCAAGGCGTTCCCCGGCGCCGACTACGTCCACCACTACGCGCTGATCATCGCCACCTACCTGGCCATGACCGGCCGCCCGGCAAGCACCGTCACCTACCAGCTACCCGACCGGGCTCTCGCCCGTGCAGCCGTCGAGCAACTCGACCTGAACCTCGACGGCGACCTCGTGATCGTCGGCTGGGGTCTTCAGTACCTCGCCCCCGTCGGCGGCGTGTGGACTCGCGGACCGGGCTACGCGTGGCAGCGCACCGTGGTGCACGGCCGCCGGGTGGTCTATCTCGGCTTTCTGCACAGCATCTGGGGCGACGTCGCCGGTCGTGTCGTCGCACGCCTGGCCGAGCTCGGTGCCCACGATGTCGTCTACATCGGCAAGGTCGGGGCCCTGGCACCGGAGATCGAGCCCAACACCATGCTCGCCACCGGCCACGAGAGCCTCGTCGGTGGCACTCGCGTGGCGTGGGACGACTTCTTCGGCGGCTTCGCCGCCACCCAGCCGGGCGTGCACACCGGCGTCCACGTCACCTCACCGTCGATCCTGCTCGAAGACCGGGACTGGCTGGCCAAACACGCCGAATATGCCTTCGTCGACCCGGAGATCGGCCCCATGGGAGCGGCCGCGTGCCAGGCGGGGATCGGATTCGGCTACCTCCACGTCATTTCCAACAACCTCGCCCGCCACTACCCCGCCGACCTGTCCAATGAGCGCCACGGCGACGTCATACCGCGACGCGCCGTCCTGGTCGACCAGATCCGCGACATCATCGCGAACCGCCTGGCCGCCCGCCCTATCTGA
- the folE gene encoding GTP cyclohydrolase I: MTNAVWPPAVDDSDPPMSQLAGDEPVATVDTPRVTELVRELLIALGENPDREGLVDTPARVAAWWRDFLCPAPLSAPTCFTETRASDQLVVVGGMSVWSLCEHHMLPMNLEVHVGYVANGTVLGLSKFGRIAQRYAGRLQVQERFTHQLADEVSSAIASEDVAVAVRGVHLCMSMRGVRMETARTSTLQAVGRFKTDPVLSQQFLTLIAGQRGAA, encoded by the coding sequence ATGACGAACGCAGTGTGGCCCCCTGCTGTAGATGACTCCGACCCACCCATGTCGCAGCTGGCCGGTGACGAGCCGGTAGCGACGGTGGACACGCCCCGGGTGACCGAGCTCGTACGCGAGCTCCTCATCGCTCTCGGCGAGAACCCCGACCGGGAGGGCCTGGTGGACACACCGGCCCGAGTCGCCGCCTGGTGGCGCGACTTCCTGTGCCCGGCACCGCTGTCCGCCCCGACGTGCTTCACCGAGACCCGCGCGAGCGACCAACTCGTCGTGGTCGGCGGTATGAGCGTGTGGTCCCTGTGTGAACACCACATGCTGCCGATGAATTTGGAGGTGCACGTGGGCTACGTCGCCAACGGCACCGTCCTGGGGCTGTCGAAGTTCGGCCGGATCGCGCAGCGGTACGCCGGGCGCCTTCAAGTGCAGGAGCGCTTCACCCACCAGCTCGCCGACGAGGTGTCCTCGGCGATCGCCAGCGAGGACGTGGCCGTCGCCGTCCGCGGTGTGCACCTGTGCATGAGCATGCGTGGCGTACGGATGGAGACGGCCCGCACCTCCACCCTGCAGGCCGTCGGCCGGTTCAAGACGGACCCAGTGCTCTCCCAGCAATTCCTCACCCTCATCGCCGGGCAACGGGGGGCAGCGTGA
- a CDS encoding 7-carboxy-7-deazaguanine synthase QueE, protein MTAMTGSSAQAGVDREFWLIVSEVFGDTKPTFQGEGPSTGVPALFIRLAQCNLTCSWCDTKYTWDWKRYDIAKETHRRSVEELIAWALAYDVELVVISGGEPLLQQRALVRLVRGLREGGKRVEFETNGTVLPDSSLLVDGVHFNVSPKLANSGVAEAKRIVPAALEAFASSGRAVFKFVTRSVAELDEIQQLVDDYGLAPVYVMPEGTTPEGLIETTRVLADAVAARRWHFTQRLHVLAFAEARGR, encoded by the coding sequence ATGACTGCGATGACTGGCAGCAGCGCCCAGGCGGGCGTCGACCGCGAGTTCTGGCTGATCGTCTCGGAGGTCTTCGGTGACACCAAGCCGACCTTCCAGGGCGAAGGGCCGAGCACCGGTGTCCCCGCGCTGTTCATCCGCCTCGCCCAGTGCAACCTCACCTGCAGCTGGTGCGACACGAAGTACACATGGGACTGGAAGCGGTACGACATCGCCAAGGAGACCCACCGGCGATCCGTCGAGGAGCTGATCGCGTGGGCGCTCGCCTACGATGTCGAACTGGTGGTCATCAGCGGAGGCGAGCCGCTGCTGCAGCAGAGGGCACTCGTCCGTCTGGTCCGCGGCCTACGTGAGGGCGGCAAGCGCGTCGAGTTCGAGACCAACGGCACCGTCTTGCCCGACAGTTCACTCCTCGTCGACGGTGTCCACTTCAACGTGTCGCCCAAACTCGCCAACTCCGGCGTCGCCGAGGCCAAGCGCATCGTGCCGGCCGCCCTGGAGGCGTTCGCGTCGAGCGGGCGCGCGGTCTTCAAGTTCGTGACGCGCTCGGTGGCCGAACTCGACGAGATCCAGCAGCTCGTCGACGACTACGGCCTGGCGCCGGTCTACGTAATGCCGGAGGGCACCACGCCTGAGGGTCTGATCGAGACAACCCGGGTGCTCGCGGACGCGGTCGCCGCCCGCAGGTGGCATTTCACGCAAAGGCTGCACGTCCTGGCGTTCGCGGAGGCCCGCGGCCGCTGA
- a CDS encoding 6-pyruvoyl trahydropterin synthase family protein, with the protein MSDHAPTVTLPHGTFTIAKRFTFQAGHRLPSLPPEHKCGRQHGHSYEVEVILTSDSLADPGFVTDFGDLHPFKEFIDKELDHRNLHEVLPIEPTSELLAQYLAGWIIDNLEPTVPGELVAVCVHETVSGWARFDVVRPQR; encoded by the coding sequence ATGAGCGACCACGCACCCACCGTCACCTTGCCTCATGGCACGTTCACGATCGCCAAGCGCTTCACCTTCCAAGCTGGCCACCGGCTGCCCAGCCTGCCCCCCGAGCACAAGTGCGGGCGCCAGCACGGCCACAGCTACGAGGTCGAGGTGATCCTCACCTCCGACTCGCTCGCGGACCCCGGATTCGTCACCGACTTCGGGGACCTGCATCCGTTCAAGGAGTTCATCGACAAGGAGCTCGACCACAGGAACCTGCACGAGGTCCTGCCTATCGAGCCGACCTCGGAGCTCCTCGCGCAGTACCTCGCTGGCTGGATCATCGACAACCTTGAGCCCACCGTCCCCGGGGAACTGGTGGCGGTCTGCGTGCACGAGACCGTCAGTGGTTGGGCCCGCTTCGACGTCGTGAGGCCGCAGCGATGA